TTGATGAGGATGATTGGTATACCAGTTACGTACTTCCGGAAGGGAGCGTGACTTACCTGtctgcttcagctcttctatATTTTCAGGTGAAATTACAccaaaatcattcaaacatcAATCAAAGCGATTATGAATATAGAAGTTCAAAAGTTTCAGGAAGTAAGTTTGGTTTATTACTGAATGTACAAGTTGGTATCTTTTGCAGGATGATGTCTCCGTCGTGGACCAATGGTTGTTGAACGGAATGCACATGGCACGTTCACAGTAAGTAAATTTTAATAAGTTTTTGTTGTTTTGAAAGCAAAATGTAAACTAGGTATATTTGGCTTCCCTCCCCAATAAAGATTGGCAATTACCATTGCTTTCTCTAAAGATTCAACGTTAGCAAGCACTTGTGTTCTTTCTAGGGAGGAATGGTTCAAGAGATTTAAAATAAATTTGGAAGCCGCAAGTAAAGCACTAACGGCGGGACTTGGAAGTGAAGAAGCAGCGAACCAAGTTAATATTCAATATAAGACATTCTTTATGGGGTATGTCGTGCAATTCTCATTTAACAATGGAGAAGAATGGATGATTTCACATTATCTCTTCAAGAAAAAGTAACTttaaggcagattgagtctttTTTTGTGTAGTTTGGTCCTGCTTTCCAAATAACTTTTGCGTTAAGTTTGTATGGGTTTTTTCACCCTTCCTTGTGttacaagttagggtttttcccaATTCTATTTAAGAGTCTTCGAGTTAGTGTTTTATTAAGTTgaatttgattaataaaattcattatgttaattttttttttaaattagcgCAAATTTATTTTTCCGATTTTCGCTTATAACCGGAAAATCGAGGTCTAGATAATTATCAATTAATCATAGTCGTAATTCTCCGACATAGTTCACAGTTTGGACAATCTCACAATTTTTCCAGTTCCATTATATCTGCTGCATTCGTTGTTTATCGGAGCTACGACGATCTCAGGATAAGTAAAATTCCGTCAATAACAACAAACTAGAATAGTCTTGGAACTAGTTTAGATGTTGTGATAAGAAAGATTTGGTTTGATTGACGAATGAATTGTGGAAGAGGCTCATAAAATAATTCATTGAGTCTactcaaaagagttaaaagacgTCATGTTTATTTCTAGCCCAAAAACAACACGATTACTAAAGGTTAGTACCAGTTTTATTAGGATTGGTACCAATCCATATAAAACAAAAGAGTTTTGGCTTGTACCAATTTCATAACTCGAACGATAATAATTGTGAAGAATACGACGTTGAAGACTTGTGTTGCTGTCATAACGGTAAGAAAATCAAGTTATTTTATGGTATACAACCGGGAAAAGAAGAAGCACATAACGAAAACAACACTTCCAAGAAGTCATCAAGTCTTGATAAACTTATTGATTTTGTAATAATTCCTCATAATAATGTATTTTCATTTTCTTGGGTTGAATGTCTTCCATGTATATCCTAGCAAGGACGTGCAGAACCATATCCCATGGGGATCCTTTTGCGGTGTACCCACTTAGTTGGGAACTCAATTCTGTTGTACTGATTCAATTTTTTCCAATATTCATctattatgttttgttttttgtgaattaCTATATCTAACTAACTTTGGGAAATGTTAGAACTATAGTAGCACTGTACAAACAGTGGTGTAATGATACCCTAAAGACTAGTTCAAGTAGTCTCACGTAGTGGTTACCTACTGACCCATACTAAGGTGAACAGTTAATTAATTAAAGTGTATAGCAGTAATCATCACAATGGACATGTTTTGTGAGAATGAGATTTTATTGATAGTAGGTTATGTTACCTTACAAAATGGAAGaatgaatggctatttatagccaaAACTACTGAGGCGGTAAGGAGGATGAATTACACGTTTTACAATGACTTACTTAGCTGTTAAGCTGGTGATATTTATCCACTCCCAGTTAGTCGGTCTTCCTAGTATTTACGGTAGTATTCCAGAAAATGGTGGGCCACCCCACAAGACGTGTTTACACAATACTTCCCCTTTTACCACCATTTTTAAGAACgttgtctcattaaaaccttATCGGTAAAACTTAGTGGGACAAAACCcggacaaagaaaaaaaaaagtacaatagAAATTTTAGAACGGTATTGGACACacatatgctgcctcgttaaaaccttgacaaggaaaaacccagtgggacaaaaccttggcgaaggaaaaagagtacaacgcgttaTAGTCCAAATCTCCCCCTGAACATAATCTCCGTCAATTTGGCTGCCTATATATGTGGCGCATTCCGATCCCGTAAACCAGTTTCCGGAAGTGTTTTGTCGGTAATGATTTGGTGAAGAGATGAGCATAATTCTCACAAGATTGTATCTTCTGGATCCAAATCTCGTTGTTCTTCTTGAGGTGGTGAACGTAAAATAGTTTTGGCGAAATATTCTTTATCCTATCACCTTTGATGTAACCTTCTTTAATGTGCTATGCAAGCTGAGTTGTCTTCACAAATTATTGTTGGAGCACTGGTAATGGACAGTAGACCACAAGAACTTCTGACATGCTCGAGTAATGATCGCAGCCACAcacattctcaactcttttcaTGTAGAGCAATTATTTCAGAGTGGTTGGAGGAGGTAGCTGGCATGCCATGCTTACAAGATCGCCATGAAAATGTCGTGCCGCCGCTTGTAAAGACGTATCCTGTTTGAGAAATTGCTTTGTGGGTGTCTGAAAGATAACCGACATCTATGTAACCCTTAATCTTCGAGCAGTTCTTTGAGTCCTTTGAGTAGAACAGTCCCATGTCCGTAGTGCCACGCAGATAGCCAAAAATGTGTTTTACTCTAGACCAATGTCTCTTTGTTGGCGCAGAAATGTACCTGGCTAAGAGATTCACAGCAAAAGAAATGTCTGGTCTAGTGCACTGAGCTAAATACAATAATCCACCGATGGCACTTAAGTATGGTACTTCTTTACCAAGGAGTGTTTCGCTTTCTTCTTTGGGGCGAAATGGATCGCTTTTGGGATCAAGATATCTCACATCCATTGGAGTGCTGAGCGGATACGATTTGTCCATATTAAAGCGTTTGAGAAGTTTCTCTGTATACGCTGACTGATGGAAAAGAATTCCGCCCTCATAATGCTCAATTTgtagaccaagaaaaaactttgTTTTACCGAgatctttcatctcgaactcCTTCTTTAAGCATTTTTTTGCTTTGGAGATTTTATCAGAAGTTCCAATAAGattgatgtcatctacatatacaaCAATTATGGAAAACCTAGTGTTTGCCTTTTTAATGAAAATACATGGGCATATAGGATTGTTCACATAACCCTGACTTAACAAGTATTCACTGAGACGCTTAtacctcatctgtccatattgtttcaaaccatacaaggcTCGATTTAATTTTAGTGAATACATATGACATGGTTTATCTGCTGGCAGCTGAAAACCTTCAGGGATTTTCATATCGATATTTGTATCCAGTTTTCCATACAGATATGCAGTAACCACGTCCATTAGATGCATGCCGAGTCCTTCATGGACTACCAGACTAATAAAATACCTAAAGGTAATTGCATCCATAACAGGTGAATATGTTTCCTGTTAATCAATCCCTGGCCTATGTGAGAAACCTTGTGCCACTAGTCTCGCTTTATAGCGAACGCTTTCATTTTTCTCATTTCGCTTGCGCACAACACCCATTTACAGCCAACCGGGCTCACACTGTCTGGTGTTCGGACTGCAGTACCAAAAACATTGCTCTTAGCGAGAGAAAGTAATTCTGCTTGGATTGCATTTTTCCATTTTGGCCAATCTTCCCTTTGACGACATTCCTCTATAGAGTGTGGTTCAACACCATCATCATCCAAGGCAATGTTAGTAGCTACTGTAAATGAAAATATGTCGTCAACAATCATTATACTTCGATCCCAAACTTCTCTATTGCATGCATAATTAATAGAGGCTTCTTTATTTTGAGGTTCCATTGTCTCCGTCGAGACATTCTCCTCATCAGGAGATCTATTTTCAGATAGTTTGGATCCTTCTTTAATAGTCTCCTCAAGAGCACTATTAGTCAATGATTGGGATTGGATTTTCCTATTTCGAGGAGCAGAATCCTTTGATCCAACTGGTCTTCCACCCTTACAACATGCCTCAGACGACTTGTTTGCTGTCACATCCACAGATTTTCCTACAGGAACATCAATGCGTGATGAAGCATTTTTAGCTGGCACATCTAGTTTCATTATTTTTGTTGTGTCTgtaaatgcatcaggcatttGATTTGCAATATTTTGAAGATGTAAAATATTCTGCACCTCAGTTTCAAACTGGCTTGTGCGTACATCAAGATGAGACAATTCTGGTGTATACTAGGATAAATCACGCCGTTCTTCAGGCGGTATCCTTCCTTCCCCTAACggtgggaagactgtctcatcaaAATGACAATCTGCAAATCTAGCCGTAAAAACATCCCCTGTTAATGGTTCGAGATATCGAATTATAGATGGCGAGTCAAATCTAACATATATCCCAAGTCGACGTTGTGGGTCAAACTTGGTTCGCTGTGGTGGTGCAATAGGAACATAAACATCACAACCAAAAATACGCAAGTGAGATATGTCTGGTGGATGACCTAACACATGTTGTTAAGGAGAATACTGATTATTTGCACAAGGTCTATAGCGCACCAGTGCAGCAGCGTGCAAAATTGCATGTCCCCAAGAAGAAACAGGGAGCTGAGTTTTCATAAGCATAGGTCGGGTAATGAGTGGCAGGTGTTTAATGAATGATTCTGCTAAACCATTCTGTGTATGCACATGAGCAACAAGATGATCAACCTCAATACCTAACGTCATGCAATATGCATCAAATTCCTTTGAAGAAAACTCCCTTACACCATCAAGCCGAATGGACTTGATAGAATAATCAGGAAAATGAGCACGTAATTTATTAATTTGAGAAAGGAGCCGAGAAAATTCTAAATTACGTGTCGAAAGTAAATAAACATGTGACCACATAGCAGAAGCATCGACCAGAACCATAAAATACTGAAAGGGTCCCCTGTAGGGATGTATTGTACCACATATATCATCTTGTATTCTTTGCAAGAAAGTAGGTGATTCCTGAACCACTTTTGTCAAGGATGGTTTCCTAATCAGTTTCCCCAaagaacaagcagtacaaccaagTTCTTTGTTAAGCAGAAGTTTCTGCAAAGGATGTCCCTGACAGGTATGAACAATTCTACTCATCATAGTAGAACCTGGGTGTCCAAGTCGATTGTGCCACAACAAAAATGTATTCGGGTCATAAAACTTTCAAACTACAACCGAATAAGATTCAACTTTTTGAATCTTTGTATGGTACAACCCAGAAGCGAGATATGAAAGCCTCTCAGCAACCGTTTAAATATGGTATCCATTACTGCGTATATCTTTAAAACTCAACAGATTCCTATGGGATCCGGATAAATATAACGCATCATTGATAGTGAATATGGTAACACATGGTAATGAGACACAAGCTTTACCAGCACCTTCTACAAGGTTAGCTGAACTACTGATGGTAGTGATACTAGCCttgaaccttttcaaggttacgaaGTACTTAGCACTTCGAAATATTGAATTTGTCGTCCCACTATCAACAAGACAAAATTCACCATCGGGATTCCTTTCAGAGTCCATACCCTTTCATATACATAGAGAAGGTATAAGATGGTTGCACAAAATAATTTTAGCAACACATGTATATTACACACATTCATACATATTACACAAATACAAGCCCAAAAATTAGTACAAGCCAAAAATTTCAAAAATAGGTAAGTACAAAATAAGGTAACACACTAAAAACGGGATATTACAACTTTAATTTACACTAAACAACCCATCAGCAAACTGGTCAAAAGAAGTCCGGTATCCATTGCCCTCAAAATCGAGTAGGTAGTCAGAAACCTCTAACTTTGGAGATTCAGTTGAAATATTGCGTTCTGCCAAACTCATCTCAACGTTTGCTTCCCTTTTCTTGTGAGGCTCACAGAGATCAGCGCGGCAACATTTATACCAATGGACTTTAGAACCACAACGATAGTAACCCTCGTCATTTTTCTTGGAGGGATTATCAGATTTCTTTTGAGAATTGGAAGTCGATCCCTTCCCTTTATCTTGCTTCGCTTCCACATTTTTGTTATACGGATGGTTGTTGGCATTTCTATGCCTATAGCCTCCGCGCTTTATGCTTCTTTCCACGATAACCCTGCTTACCACGATCATGTCCATGTCCAGAATACGATGCCCTATTTACTTCGGGCACCGGAGCAGAACCACAAGGACGGGACTCGTGATTTTTAATTAACAATTCGTTATTCTTCTCAGCCACGAGAAGACAACATATAAGATCAGAATATCGTGTAAAACGGCTTTCCAGATATAACTGCTGAAGTATAATATGTGAAGCATGAAATGTACTTAACGTCTTCTCTAGCTTGGATTCTTCTGACAAAGGCTCACCGCACATCTCAAATTGAGCAGCGATTTTATGCAATTCAGAATTGTAAGCCGATACAGATTTAAAATCCTGAAACCTCAGATGATTCCATTGGTCACGAATTTCTGGCAGGGTGACCACTTTAAAATGGTCATATTTCCCTTTTATGGTACTCCATAATTTTTGAGGTTCTCTACAGTGTGCTACCTCATGTTTCAGGGTTGGGGAGAGGTGACGGCGCAAGTAAGCTACAGCTCTAGCGCGGTCGTCTGATGTACAATCTCCCCCAATGATCGTATGACCAAGTTTATTCGCTTCCAGATACAGCTCTGCATCGAGCGCCCAtgagaaatagttttcaccgGAGTCCTCAAATGGCATAAAATTCAGACTAACTAAATTCGACgacattttaaaaaaaatgtgATAGAAATGTCAAACCAGCGGAAACGGAACCTCAAAATGATCCGAACAGACAACCACTCCTTTAGCTTGATTGAATGCTGGAACACCACGTAGACACCGAGCTATTTCGTGCTGATGACGTTTTGTGAATTACTATATCTAACTAACTTTGGGAAATGTTAGAACTATAGTAGTACTGTACAAACAGTGGTGTAATGATACCCTAAAGACTGGTTCAAGTAGTCTCACGTAGTGGTTACCTACTGACCCATACTAAGGTGAACAACTAATTAATTAAAGTGTATAGCAGTAATCATCACAAGGGACATGTTTTGTGAGAATGAGATTTTATTCATGGTAGGTTCTGTTACCTTACAAAATGGAAGaatgaatggctatttatagccaaAACTACTGAGGCGGTATGGAGGATAAATTACACGTTTTATAATGACTTACTTAGTTGTTAAGTTGGTGAGATTTATCCACTCCTAGCTAGTCAGTCTTCCTAGTATTTACGGGAGTATTCCTGAAAATGGTGGCCCAGCCGCAAGACGTGTTCACACAACATCGTTTTATATCACATGAATATGTCCAATTTCAGATGTATTATATGGTTGTCTGCGTGTGAGACCGTCGATTCCAAATTTTCTTTCCATAGGACATAATGAACAAACTTACAATCAAAAGCATTAGGATTACATTCCGGTCACTCACTGTTCAGCTAAATATTCCATAAACAACATTTTGGACTTTTGGTAACGGTATTATACCTTTGTTACCCTCACAGTAGGATTTTTGCAACGTTTTTGATCCGCCGAGACTCATAGAGTCCAGTTGACAAACCCAGCGCAATGTTGACTGTTGACTGAGTACTGTTGACTAGCCAAGGACGGGAGAGCACTCTCACTGGGCGATCGAAAAATTTATTGTTGACTGGGTAGTGTTGACCAGTGAAAATGAGTTCAGATGACTAGTTGATATTTCAAACGCATTATTACTGCACTGCAGAAAATGTCCTTACTGAGTTCAGTCGTGTACTTTATCATTTTCGAGATATAGACGGTTTTTATGGTCATTTCTTGCCCTTTTGGTCATACTTACCTATTTTGGAATTTTTGTGTACACCGGGGTGATACACAAAATTTCACCTTTTGTTAAATCCGTTTGCCGCAAAAATCTCAAACTAAATGTTGTATGAGAAGGTCTACTTATTATTGGGTATCATGTTGCTATGATGTTTTTGTTGCCCATGACTGACCGTCAGTTGTATGTACTGTGATTCATACTTGAAAAGCATGTTAATGATTGcatgtcattttattttatttttcgattGCATGTTATAATAATTTATTAACAAGTTGCTGCAACTGCTATCATTCAAATTGTGTAGTTTTAAAATGTACCTGACATTCGGAGCACCACTGGTTACAATTCTTACACCACTGGTTACAATTCTTTATCATCATGGGTGCCTGACATTTGGAGAATGACTGGTTACAATTCTTCATGATCATCTGTGTGGAATAGTTGTTATCATCATGTCGGTGCATCCATTTTCCAGTATGAATACTTTCATCTTTATATCATAGAATAAATGGTCAGCAAAGTCGGCCATCAGAAAGGTTTGAGAAAACTAGAGCCGAAAGCCAGGCCATCTCTTGCAAACTATGAGTGAAGATGACTAAAAGTCTCTAGTTACCTTCAGATGAGTATTAACGTTTACAATCAACTGTTGTGTAGTATGCTTTGATTCTCAGCTACTCGACCTAACAATCCTTTAATCCTTGAATAAGAATTTTATAGAATAATATTTAGCTTTTTTGGAATAAAATGGATGAACAACTAAAGAATATCAGACAGAAGAGATAAATCTATTTGTGAAATGTAAGTTCTCCATGATTTACAAGCCGCGTTGGCTGTTTATACAATTACAATCGTTGTTTCACTGTTTGCCTTAAAAACTACTACTAACACGGCTTGCCTTGAAACTACTAACATTTTGTTGGCCAATAGACATATttgtcccaccaccaccaccagggaATCTTGGCTCTGTCCCTGACTCAACTCTCTACTTACCAGTCTTACTAATCCCTCATTGTATTATACGAGTTATACTTTTTGAATTCCTAACCGACTTTCTACGACCAACTAGCAATTTTGCTTGTTTCTCAACTTCTAGTCTTTTCTGTGAAGTCAACATCTGCTATGTTCACCTTAAATATTCCGGACATATGGAAAGCTTGGACACATCCAGACAAATAccactctatctcttatctcCTGTTCAAAGCGGCCTCTCTCACGCAAACAATGGAAGAAACCAACTCTACTGTAGCTGAAACGAGGCAAGTCTTATCTTCTATTTTTCGGTTTCCTTAAATGACTACACATTCACTTCCCAACCTAAAAAAACTTTTTTCATGTGTCTAAATGTCCTTTCAGGTGTGCAGTTGTTACAGGAGCTAATAAAGGAATAGGACTAGAGATATGTCGTCAGCTTGCTTCTAATGGCATCACCGTCGTATTGACTGCTAGAGATGAAAACAATGGAACTAGATCTGTTAAAGCTCTTAAAGAGTCAGGACTAACTGATGTCATTTTTCACCAGCTTGATGTAAATGATGCCACTAGTGTTGCTTCATTAGCTGATTTCATCAAAACCCGTTTCCAAAAACTTGACATCCTGGTAAGGATAAAAACAAGAATCGAccatttcatttttattatttttggctTGTGATTGAGTTCATGAATGAAAGTAATTAGAACTAGCTAACAAATTTGGTGCTCCTAATATTCAATATTGAGCAGGTAAATAATGCAGGAGACAATGGAGTAACTCTAGAAATTAATGAGGAGGCTATGAAAGACTTGCACTCTCGATATGGCGAAGTAAGTCTTCATGAAATATACATGTCTTATCATCTTTAAGTTCTTGATGGTAAAAGAAGGATTGATTATTAGTGTTGTCAAGCAGGAGAAAGATGAGAGCAAGTTGTTGGAACAGGAGACGGATGAGATTGCCAAGTTGATGGCGGAAGCCGTTAAGGAGAATTACGAGAGAGCAAAACAATGCATGGAAACAAATTACTATGCTACCAAAAGAGTAACTGAAGCGCTGCTTCCTCTTCTTCAACTCTCCAATTCAGCAAGAATAGTGAACATGGCCTCCGTATATGGTGAACTGCAGGTAATTAATAGCCAACATAAAAATTCTTAGTGGTTTATATAGTGTATTATTGTACGTAGACACATTGTTCATACACTTTGTTGTATTTACTGTCTCAGTTTATCCCGGGTGAGATGATCAAAAAGGAGTTAAATGAGGTTCATTGCTTAACAAATGAGAAATTAGACGAGCTTATGCAAAAGTACTTAATAGATTTTAAGGAGGGTACGCTGAAGACTAATGGATGGCCTGTATTAGTATCTGCGTATAAAGTCTCGAAAGCTGCTGTGATCGCCTACACTCGAATTTTAGCAAGGAAATTCCCAACTTTGCATGTTAACGCTGTTCACCCTGGTTTGGTTAAAACAGATCTTTCATTCCATAGAGGAAACTTAACCCTTGAAGAAGGTGCTAGAGCACCTGTTATGTTGGCATTGTTGCCTTCTGACGGCCCTTCTGGCTTTTACTTTGACCAGATGGAGATTTCAACTTTTTGAGGGAAAATGAATCAAATGACTGATATGAAGATTTATAAGAACGATGGTGCGAAGAGTATCGAATATCCGGGTGAAATACTATGAATGAGTTGGTAactgtaatcttttttttttcgtgattttttctttttcatttttttttctgctTTCTTGAGAAGGTTCTGACTTTACGCGCCTTTCTTCCTGTATTTTGTTTTGTTGATGCATTCTCATTTTGATCATTTCGTTAATAAAAAGACTTTTACCCTTTTATTTAATTACACAGTATTTGAAGTTTCACCATCTTGAATTTATATGATACTTGTATTGTTACCTGTTTAGATCAATCCAAAGCCCttatgttggaagttaaaccaagatatagtGATTTGGTTCATGggtcaacaagtattgttgacacAGTGCATGGATCAACAACCGTTGTTAACACACTGTGTCATATTTGGAAGTTGAAGCAAGTTGTGCCGGTTCTAGTGAAttctagaagagttctatttagagtttgtgttatgttaggaaagtgtgctTTTCTTAGagttttattttattaggaaagtac
This is a stretch of genomic DNA from Papaver somniferum cultivar HN1 chromosome 1, ASM357369v1, whole genome shotgun sequence. It encodes these proteins:
- the LOC113324778 gene encoding salutaridine reductase-like produces the protein MEETNSTVAETRCAVVTGANKGIGLEICRQLASNGITVVLTARDENNGTRSVKALKESGLTDVIFHQLDVNDATSVASLADFIKTRFQKLDILVNNAGDNGVTLEINEEAMKDLHSRYGEEKDESKLLEQETDEIAKLMAEAVKENYERAKQCMETNYYATKRVTEALLPLLQLSNSARIVNMASVYGELQFIPGEMIKKELNEVHCLTNEKLDELMQKYLIDFKEGTLKTNGWPVLVSAYKVSKAAVIAYTRILARKFPTLHVNAVHPGLVKTDLSFHRGNLTLEEGARAPVMLALLPSDGPSGFYFDQMEISTF